From one Halothece sp. PCC 7418 genomic stretch:
- a CDS encoding type VII toxin-antitoxin system HepT family RNase toxin produces MSQIEPEVILARLQAIRKYLQRLKQFESLTFEEYQNNFDTQLVTERLVQLCTEAALDINKYLFAKLGLITSKHELTNKEYFLNAIAHDILTKETGKTLANAAGMRNILVHLYLDIENYQVFLAIEKCLKYYPVYMREILDYIDQLEEEND; encoded by the coding sequence ATGAGTCAGATCGAACCAGAAGTTATCTTAGCACGGTTACAAGCGATTCGGAAGTATCTTCAGCGTCTTAAGCAGTTTGAGTCGTTGACATTTGAAGAGTATCAGAATAATTTTGATACTCAACTGGTCACTGAAAGACTGGTGCAACTTTGTACGGAAGCAGCCTTAGATATTAACAAGTATTTGTTTGCAAAATTAGGATTGATTACCAGCAAGCATGAGTTGACAAATAAAGAGTATTTTCTAAACGCGATCGCGCACGATATCTTAACAAAAGAAACAGGGAAAACCTTAGCCAATGCAGCAGGAATGAGAAATATCTTAGTTCATTTGTATCTAGATATTGAAAATTATCAAGTCTTTTTAGCGATTGAGAAGTGCTTAAAATACTATCCCGTTTATATGCGCGAAATTCTCGATTATATTGATCAATTAGAGGAAGAAAATGACTAA
- a CDS encoding type VII toxin-antitoxin system MntA family adenylyltransferase antitoxin — MNHLSKQFSPFIPQVTYLKMLVIFGSRGRGEAHKKSDWDFAVLYDEKLEKEQLKGWNWLKIYDVLANAFEISSDAIDVINLNHCSPLIAHYVARDGQLIYEQETGLFEQFKTENFMNQEELKSLRQVMRREIEEFLQNA, encoded by the coding sequence ATGAATCACTTATCAAAACAATTTTCTCCATTTATTCCGCAAGTTACTTATCTGAAAATGCTAGTTATTTTTGGTTCTAGAGGGAGAGGAGAAGCCCATAAAAAGAGCGATTGGGATTTTGCTGTACTCTATGATGAAAAGTTAGAAAAAGAACAGTTGAAAGGTTGGAATTGGTTGAAAATTTATGATGTTTTAGCAAATGCGTTTGAGATTTCTAGTGACGCGATCGATGTGATTAATCTCAACCACTGTTCTCCGTTAATTGCTCATTATGTCGCCCGTGATGGTCAATTAATCTATGAACAGGAAACTGGACTCTTTGAACAGTTTAAGACTGAAAATTTCATGAATCAAGAAGAATTAAAATCCCTGCGTCAAGTGATGCGACGAGAAATTGAAGAGTTCTTACAAAACGCATGA